In the Prionailurus viverrinus isolate Anna chromosome A3, UM_Priviv_1.0, whole genome shotgun sequence genome, ttggggtgcatgtgtcccttcgaaatagcattcctgtatcccttggataaacacctaatagtgcaattgctgggtcatagggtagttctacttttttgaggaacctccatactgttttctagagtagctgcaccagtttgcattcccaccagcagtgcaagagatccTTTTGatccacattctcgccaacatctgttgttgccttagttgttaatgttacccattctgacaggtgtgaggtggtatctcattgtggttttggtttgtatttccctgatgatgagtgatgttgagaattttttttaatgtgtcaggGTTCTTTTTAATAGAATCCAAATATGCTTCTTGAATGCAAGGCTAGTATAGAAATATTCTGAAGAGACATCCTGATCAACATTTTATGCCAAATGAACTTTTACTTTACTATTAATCTGTATTCTGTGTATAAACAACGTGagcactttttttccttctgttctccttCACTAAATGCTCAAATCACTGTGATCAGATGCAAACATAAGTGAGAGGAGGAGCAGAACCTGAGGATCTCACACAGGTCTAGTCTCAAAGGTTTCTGAGTCATAAAGACACGGCGTAATAACTGAAATGTGGCATCTGAACAGTAGTTATTACAAACTACTTAGGTTTCattttgtgtaatattttaacaagaataaacaaagaaaaaagctttGCCTGATATTAAAACTGAGAACTTGAATTCACATACCAGTTCCAGACAAGATAGGggtacatttttttctccttaactgTTCATTCGGGGTCAGAAAAATTCCAGATAAAGTAAAATTGTAAAAGATGTGCCTTcatatgagtttatttttctccctctgaaTTCTTAATCAGGTCCATATTTGGATTGTTTGCATTCATGTTAATCACTTCTCAGAACTCTTTCTTTCCAATGTTACCTAATATCAAAGGGTGGATGAGAGATATCAATTAAATTTTGCTCATGCTTACCTCTCATGGGGATTTCAGACTTCCCTTTTTGGTTGTTATAAATGTAGATCCCTTCAGGGTATCCGCCTTTGCAACACCTGTCATTTTGCTTCCCTCAATGAGGTCATCACAGACGCACCTAGTTTTTGAGCTTTTCCTCTATAATTAATTTCCTTGAGTCACTGAATAATTTTATCTACCTCCTGCCAtaaacttctcattttctctgaTACCCTTATTTGCAATAAGTCAACCAGAATTGAGCACAACATGGCTCTTCCCTTCAATGGTGCTGAAATAATTTCTTCTGACTCACGCACTGTGCACTGAGTGGTGATCAAGGCAGTCTGTGATTTCTTGTTTAAACACTTGTATGTTAGATTATTTAACTATTTGTTTAATTGTACCTCACTGAGACTCTGCTCTCTGTTAAACCTTGTTATCGTTTGAGTACTATTCACTAAATACATCTTTCTCTTAATCAAAGTGGTTCAAgtcaaacatttatttccttgatGTAAAGATGTACCAGCTGCCCAACACACgttttctcacatttctgcaACCAGACTATGTCCTAAATTCATCATGCAATTTAATATAGTGTTTTTCTCCAAAAGGACGGTTACTGAATTCTTCGTCTTACAATGAATAGCTTCTTAGAATCCTGGAGGTGTGGCAAGACAAAGGTACATTAAACTTGGTCATGGGTTTGAGACATTCATGAATTGCCATAAGTCCTTTTTTAACTTTACTCCTCAGAACCTCGCCTTTTGCCTTTTGTGCGTTTAGGCCTGAGCTCTTGTGGTTTGGTGTTTTtgactttctttcctctttgccaTTTCCTTCTCCTGGATCCATATTTAGAAGGTAGCTAATCCAGGAGACCTACTCTGCTTCACCCACATTTATCAGCTCTTTTGCACTTACACCACATGGCATCTGGTAAACGCCTGcccatttgggttttttcttaagttctttgCCCTTGGATTTATGGACGAGTCTTCTATGTTACAATTTTATCAAAAGTTTTGTTCACGTCAAGGATGGATTATATGTAAacactgttttctctgttttggcTCCTCCTCATAAATGTTCATAGAATTTTTAACTATTGAAACCCTTTAGCTCTGAAAAGGAGTGGGTAAAATGCCAACTTTAAATACTAAGGCTCTGTTAGTTTGACTTTCAAAATGTAAAGGCATCTTATTAGCTGTattcttttaaatacttaatgtttatttttgagagagagagagacacagagagcaagcagggaaggggcagagagagagggagacagaatcggaagcaggctccaggctctgagctgtcagcacagagcccgatgtggggctcgaactcacagaccgtgaaatcatgatctgagctgcagtcggccgcccaaccaactgagccacccaggcgcccctcttttaaatACTTCTTTATCAAAATGTGTACCAAATGCAAACATATTTTCAGATATCAAACAGAAGTTTGATAGGTAGATGGAAAAATGTATGAATAAGTATACATTTGTATCTATTAAAATATGTGAGTGATTGCGCTTAAGATCTAAATAATTATTAGTATATTCATTTCTATAGACATACACACAATTAGATATGTGATAATGGATTACACAATATTGACCTATGTTATTGACACATGTATAGAAACATGTATAAATTTAGGTGTATCTTTATAAACACACATAATCCATTCAGTGAGATGCAATAAAACAGGGTTCAAATTATAGCTCTGCCATTTCCTTACTTTGTGAAACAAAACCATTTAAATATTCTGATCctgtttccacatctataaaatgaatataaaacaataatgcCTGCCCTACACACAACAGAAGACTATTCAGAAAAccattcaaaaactttttttaaactacaaaatgctttataaatattgatgATATTTATTCAAACACTCCTCTTCCTACTCACGAGAAAGATCTCACCTTCTTCAAACAGTATATTTTGTCAATGATTTTGCATCTGgtttttcatttacatccaaTATGTAACACCAAAGATTTGAAACTCTTTTAAATGTTATCATAGGTATTTATGTACAGTAAAATACATAGTATATGTGGGCTTTGGTAtaatctgtggtttcaggcatccactgggggtcttggaatgtatcccctaTAGATAAGTGTGGGGGGGAActactgtatatatatttcattgcATTGCATTTATTGTATTGTATAAAGTTGTATATGGTTTTAGAGACCAGAAGTATATAGCATAAATTTACAACAGATGTCAGCTTATTTTCAATGCTTTAGCCCAGaaaacccacaaagaaaagcagaatctacttttaaaagtttcatttatttcccacATGTTTAGGTTTAACATCTCCAAAATGTGATTTGAAATAATGGCACATTACaattaaatatatcaaatgaAATCATAAGAGAAATCCTATATAAACATCTGTGGCTAAAATTAAATTGAATACTCAAATAACTCAAAGACCTGAAATATCTTATAGGTTTTCGCAAAATTAATCTGCAATCAGCATGGTCTGTAAAGCGTTGCTGCACTGAAGTTTCTGGACACCAAAGCCACCCTAGAAATGTCTCAGGAGAAGGCCCTGGGCATCACTGAGTCAAACACTGAGAACCAACTCCTATAATACATGACTGCTGATACTTGCTTTTATACTCTCCGTTGAGACTTTTAAATGTAAAGCAGCTTTTTCAGCAGCCATGCCCAAGAATCTTCAGGGACTTAACTTCAAAATCGAGTAGGTGGAGTCAATTTGGATAAACTCTTTATCCTGGGAGCTCCAGTCTCaggttaaaaatacattttctttccgTGTAGGGTGAAGAACCTTCTGGTCTGTGTTGGCTGCTCTCAGGTAGAATGAATACACAGGGTCAAGCAACACCGAATGAAGTACAACTAATATTAGAAAGTAAACTACTGcatctttcttcttccccctcccactCATAAATGTGTCTGCATCCATTCCTAAATTTACCACTCCTCCATTAAGTGGTAGGGTATAATCCTCCTCTCCTTAAATCTGGAGAAGGCTTGAGAATTGGTTTGTGGCCAGCAGAATGCATCAGAAGGGACACTGCTTGACTTCTGAGACCAGGTAATAAAAGAAGACCTGCTTCATGCTTTACACACTGGGTTATCAGCCTTCAGAGTTCTGAGCTGCCATGAAAGAAGCAATTAATTCTGTTATGGTGTGAGAAAGTCTAACCCACATGGAGAGGACACATGCTAGTGTTCCAGCCAAGAGCTCCAGCTGTAGTCCTAGTTGACAACCAGTATCACTATCAAACACAAGTAAAGATGCCTCCAGATGATTCCAGTCCCTAGTCTTTGAATCTCACCAACTGAGGTTTCAGACATCATGGGGCAGAGGAAAGCCAACCCTACTGTGCCCTGTCTGAGTTCCTGACCCAAAGACATTGTTAAGGataataaaatggttatttttcattGCTAAGTTTTAGGGCAGTTTGCATCAGAGCAATAGTAACTGGACTACTTCTCCTTTGAATCTAGCTGGCCTCTTGCTTGCTTTAGTCAGGAGAATGAAGACAAAGTGACAGTGTCCTGGTTCTGAACTGGCAAGAGAACTTGCCCATTTCCACTTAGGTATTGTGGCTCAGTGTCACGAGGAGAACATGCCTGGACTAGGCTGGTGGAGGATGAGAGACACGTGGAACATACTTAAGTAATCCCAGCTGAAGCCAGCCTACATGAGCCAAATTCCAGACGTAAAGCAAAGCCACCTAGCTAACCAcgccagggaaataaaaattgcGTATTATCGAATGCCACTAAGGTTTTATGGTTGTTTGTTAACCAGCAATATTGTGGCAGGAGATAATCAATACCCCACTAAAAATCCAGAGCAAATAATACACCCTTCCTTCACCTCATATTCCTCTTTATGAACTGCCTTATACCGTACTTTTCTTCACAGCAGCTTCTCAAATTCGTTACCTACTGCCTCTATTTCCACTTCCTTATCTCCTAGTATCGCCTCACCCTTAATAATTCTGACTCCTGTCCTAACCACTATACTGAAACTGCTCTTGTCAACATCAGTTACTCTCATAATGCCAAATGTAATGCATTTGTTGCTTTATCATCTTCCTGGACCCTTCTGCAGCATTTAACATATTAGACCATATTCCATTTCCaaaccttttttttgttttagcctCTGAGATACCTCCAGGTTTTCCTCCTACTTCGTTAGCTGttcccttttatctcttttttctggtttgttctttcattcgttcatttaaaaaatatattgagaacCTACTGTGTGTCAAGTATTTGCAGGGTTGGGGTGGGAGATATTTTGTGATCACAGCAGTGAAACGGGAACAAAATTCTTTATAGGGCTTATGTTCtagtgagaagagagagaaacaagcaaaTAACAAGTAAATATATACCAGACAGTGataaattctatgaagaaaaaacagaggAAGGAGGATAGACAGTGATAGGGACAGGATTGgtgttgctattttaaataaggcAGTCAGTGAGGTCCTCACTTAAATGGATGACATTTGCATGGATACCAGGAGAACGTGAGGGAGTGAGTCATATAGAATTCTGAGGGTGAAGTGTCCCAGAAACACAGGGAACAGCAACTGCAAAGGTTCTGATTCAAGAGTATGGTTAGCATGTCCCTCggcctcttttttttcctaccctcTTACTGTACTCATTTTCAAATCCGTTGCTtagcacaaaatatttattttgaggtatgaGAATAATGGGAAAACTAAGTAATGGGGATTCGACTCTCATCTAGATCTTCTGGGAAGTTGGAAGCACCACCCTCTTCTGCAGGTCGATGCTTCTCCAACTTAGCAATTAATTCTTTCGCTGGATTGAAGACACCGTTGGTCTGCTGGTCACAGACATAGCAGCGAGGGGTGGTGCGGAAATGCTGCAGTGCACAGCTCTCGCAGAAATAATGCCTGCACTTGGTGACAACTGGATTCTGGAAGGTCTGGCGACAAATGAAACACTTGAATGGTATCTCCTCCTCATCGCTTGCCACTTCATAGTTTTCATCCTCATAGACACCATAGCAACCCTCATCAAGCTCACGTTCGATCTGCCACCCATGCTTGTAATCTGAACGGTCATGGAGGAACTTGCAGCTGTCTCCAAAGCCACAAAAGCCAGTCTCCTTGTAGTCCTTACAAATGTCGGGCTGGTAATCCCAGCGCACAGTGGCACGAAGATGCTCGGGAGCTCGGATGGGGCCCTTCCTCACCATCCCGGAGGAAGCATTGCCCATAGACGTATCCTTGGGCTTCATGTATTTCTTATAATTATTGATCCCCCGATAGATCTTGTCATCTTCCTTGCCCCTTAGCTTTTCCTGGATCTTCTGGCTGCGCTCAAAGATGGCTTGTGCGTCACGCTCCTTCTCTGTGTCTAGCTCGTAGACTGCAGTTGCCCCCATATCCTCTGGTCCCACAGGCTTTGCTGAGCGGGTGGACTTGTACACCATGCCAAGGCTCTGGGGCTCGGTCTCCTCCTCCTTGCTGCTCAACAGAGCAGCCACCTTCTGTTTACCACCACCATGGGTCTTCTGTATCATCGGATTGTGGATCACCCGCTTGTTTTCTGGGCGAACCACTGTGCTGCCTTCgtcactgctgctgctgctgctgccatctCCAGACTCCCGGTTGCAGACGGGGCGCTTTCTGCAGCCCGCAGCCCCTTTTTGTCTACCAGGCTTTTTGAAGAAGAAGGTACACACCTGGTCTGTCGTCTTTCCCGGAGAAAGCTGCTCTGCCATTTTAGAGTCCCAAGCTCCAGAACGGCTGTGGTGTGCTCTGTAttgaagttttaataaaaaaataaaaataaaaataagaacaataaaatgATCCTTCACAAGCATATATCTCAATTTGGTACAGTTCTTTAGGGTATGAGGAAAGGAATGCCTTTCAAATCTCATCTTGGGTCATCTGatcaagtcttctggagcatgATCTCTGGCCCTGACACAGAGGCTACGTACTGCCTGGGTTTTAAATGCTGATTCTTCAGAGTTCagtccctcttttctctctataCTCAGGCCTTGAGTTAGCTCATCCATTTTCATAGCTTTTAATGCCATATGTATGCTGACAATGCTTAAGTTGACATCTTTAGTCAATACCTTACTTCTGAGCTTCAGATTTAAATATCCAACTGCACCCTTGATATCTCCACGTGGGCATCTCTAACTTACCATGTCCAAAGAGAAGTCTTTATTGCACCAGCAGACCCCAACTCAACCTCTTCTCCCCAGTATTTTCCATCTTTGGAAATAACTATCTACTCAATTTCTCAAGCCATAAGCCTTGATTCCTCCTTGATCCTCCTTGATTCCTCCATTTTACTCATATCCCAACTTCAACCTTTCATCTTTTAGACTTTACCCCAAAACATTTCTCATATCCAtcaacctttttctttctttttttttaagtttatttctttttgagagacagagacagagcacgagtgggggcacgtgcagagagagagagagacacacacacagaatccaatgcaggttccaggctctgagctgtcagcacagagcccaacgcggggctcaaacccacaaaccatgagatcatgacctgagccaaaatccaacgcttaaccaagtgagccagccaggcgccccagcatccaCCTTTTTCTATATCCACTCCTCTCAAGCTGTGCCAAGGCATCAGCATTGTGTGCCACATTCATGATATTCATGGCCAGTAGCAGCTACATAATGTAAGAAAGCAGAGGTTGATCTACGCTGTACCATCACACAAACTCATTTAACCAAAATCAATTTAAGATAAAGCAAACAACCTAAAACATGGACGAAATGCTGGCAAGTTTGACTTTTTCAACTAGTAGTTCTATATTTCGCTTATAGAACTGTATTTTTTCTGTGGTACTGAATATATTCCTATATGAGtttcaaaaaaaagaagcaaattttaGGTTGAGGCAATATTTAGAAGAGTGGAAACATCTCAGTGCTTTTTCCAAAGTCACTTTCATGTGTacgattttatgatttttatgtgttCTGAGTGACAATTCTGGCCCATTCTTACTCTAGACCAGTTTATTAAATTATCGGATTCCTGTTTTTTACAGTGTGAATAGAGATTTTTTTATGAACACGaataactattattttaataataactcACTGTGCTAAAATTTggcatttaaatttataaataagatcACAGCTGCTGACCTCTTTCagcaaagaaaagaacaaaaggagtTAGCATCTCATTCTGAGAGTCCACCTAAATCAATTAGGATGTTAAATCCAtgcataaaataatgtttaataaaagtgCTTTAAAGGGAAAATTGTCTCATTTTAAATTGAATGAATACAAAAGATGACACGAAGTTCCCGGATTACTGCTATGAGGCTCTAAGACACCAGACTCAGGCATTGCTAATAGTTCAACAGTAATTGGAATATTAATAGGATGTGTCATTCTGATTATATAGAATATGCATCAGAGTATTTTACCTGCCTCTTCTGGATTGATTGGAGAGTGGCAGAGAATAATCTGATTGTCGCTTCTCTCAGTTTAAGAGCCCCATTTCAGAATGCTTACTCGCAGACTCTATTTGAGGAcacgttaaaaataaaaccaatgcaTTTATAACCTAATTAGCTGGTCTCCATTGATTCATGTTCCAGATATTCAGTGTGCATAGCATTACTGTTTTCACGAACTACCTGTAAATATATGCTGGGTGGCACACTGGGCTAATGCACTAGTCTCTCCTTAGGGAACTGAACTAGCAGCTAATGTAGTCATCACTGAAGTACTACGTTTGGCAGTTTTCTACTAGTCAATACACGTTAATAAgacttcaaagttttatttatcacTTAATCTCAGCCAGGTCCTGGGCTCTGTACGTAACATTAGATTAGCAATGGTTCTTGTGTAACAAGTCTACTGTCTAAAAGTAAAGGAGCCTTGACCTTTGAACAGCTGGCTGTCTCCGCTCAAGTGTATAAGCAAGAGGTCAGGGGTTCACTGCAATCGTGTCATTTGAGTGTAACCCCTTCAGGGATGTGGACCCAGGCACAGGTTCTCATTGTGCCCGGCTTCGGAAACCGCAAGTACCCTTTCAAGTTTGTCTGCTGCGAATTTATCCACAAAgtttcatataaaaagaaaaaagacgtCAGACCAGATGATCATTTCAGCATTctcctgacttaaaaaaatatcggAGTCCAGGTTGTATGTTCAGGAACGGTCATACCTCTTTAATTACATCAAGCAAACTGGTGAACTTTGCTCTCAAAACACGCAAACGTTCCGTAAACCGTGGAGAAATGGCAAAGCTCAACTCTGGGGCGCCGATGCAAACAGAGGCTTAAGGATGTTAGTGGCTTTCAGGCTTGAAGCTCTGGCTCTCTGGGCTTACATAGGATGTCATTGATTTACTCCTTCCACAGAGGTGAAGAGAGAGGACCAGGGGAGATAGGTTTAATTAATCTTAAATATCTCTGCAATTTAAGAATTGTAGGCCTGGAACAGTTCCTGTACTAACATGATTAGCAAATATTGACTTTTGAATACAATAATAATGTGTCATCTGAAACCCTTGATAAGTAACTTAAGTACTTCCTTAGCTTGCATCTTATTAAATTAGATGAGGTATGGTTGAGGCACATTACACAAAGacattgaaatgaaaaatcagaCCTAAGGGTTTTAACATTGATTTTAAGAGAGCTAAAAGtcacaaagaaaacatatatgcTTCAGTTCTGCAACCTATGAATGTAAGCTGTCTATTTTCTctagatggatttttttaaagtatgtagtAATTTTCATGGTGCAACTGTAGTAAACATTTACAATTTGTGACCTTTCTGACAGCTGTAATCAATCATCAGATTATGTATGATGAccatataattttagttttatggaAGGTTAACTTACACAGATTATGAGCTTTTGATgttaaaatatggaagaaagaGCCATGTCATACTAGTGTGCCTGTGAATATGGTAAGGCTAATCTACCCAACCCCCTTCATAAGgtttaacttaaaaatgtgtaCAACAAGTCAGCTAAGGAAAGAGTTTTAAGATGTAATACTAGTCAGCTGCAACCTGACAAATCTTACTGTATTGATTAGTTTTCAAAGGCTGTATGGCATGTGTACTCTACTTAACAATAGAATGGGAATGAGGGGAGAAAAGCCTCCAAATGTCATCAAAGCAAATGGTCTGTGAATGTTGCTTCAAAGCTCGTCATTAGTTGCCAGGGTATTTGGCCACAAAGCTTGTAAAGAGGTTTCTCCGGAGGGGTAGGTATGACAAAGTGCACTTCTTGGCAAGAAGACTTAGGCACTCAAGTAGCAGCACA is a window encoding:
- the LOC125162731 gene encoding E3 ubiquitin-protein ligase RNF113A-like; the encoded protein is MAEQLSPGKTTDQVCTFFFKKPGRQKGAAGCRKRPVCNRESGDGSSSSSSDEGSTVVRPENKRVIHNPMIQKTHGGGKQKVAALLSSKEEETEPQSLGMVYKSTRSAKPVGPEDMGATAVYELDTEKERDAQAIFERSQKIQEKLRGKEDDKIYRGINNYKKYMKPKDTSMGNASSGMVRKGPIRAPEHLRATVRWDYQPDICKDYKETGFCGFGDSCKFLHDRSDYKHGWQIERELDEGCYGVYEDENYEVASDEEEIPFKCFICRQTFQNPVVTKCRHYFCESCALQHFRTTPRCYVCDQQTNGVFNPAKELIAKLEKHRPAEEGGASNFPEDLDESRIPIT